The Eurosta solidaginis isolate ZX-2024a chromosome 4, ASM4086904v1, whole genome shotgun sequence genome includes a window with the following:
- the Him gene encoding uncharacterized protein Him yields MGLTYKALKYREIKMNMTKAKASDGKSVSEDVSLVRQTPTIANEACSMLIDETTTTIPKSADNQEQFTADHIMQLCLFLAEKSRAKQLQQHQEMNARRYYENFLKEANDIGEDEIMFKDNDCNTAQTHTDTINCKSKSPITKHKSTMPLQTSPRSIRRAKLKSDKSLKQAYLTDRVSTCANNNFSHNNNSIIYNHQQQHSHQYQQQQDKRDILLKIRQQIFERKRLRQVLRGGRQEQNCQYQQRQQQQQQHRLNYDIAPLQKHDEMQQLTDVWRPW; encoded by the exons atgggcTTAACATATAAAGCATTAAAGTATAGAGAAATCAAAATGAATATGACCAAAGCGAAGGCTAGTGATGGTAAAAGTGTGAGTGAAGATGTGTCTTTGGTGCGACAAACGCCGACAATAGCGAATGAGGCATGCTCTATGCTAATTgatgaaacaacaacaacgataccAAAATCAGCAGATAATCAAGAACAATTCACAGCTGATCACATAATGCAATTATGCTTATTTTTGGCGGAAAAATCTAGAGCGAAG CAATTACAACAACATCAAGAAATGAATGCCCGTAGATActatgaaaattttctcaaaGAAGCCAACGATATTGGTGAAGATGAAATTATGTTCAAGGACAATGACTGCAACACAGCACAAACACATACAGACACAATTAATTGTAAATCAAAATCGCCTATAACAAAGCACAAGAGCACCATGCCCCTTCAAACAAGTCCACGCTCTATAAGACGAGCAAAATTAAAATCCGATAAAAGTTTAAAACAAGCATATCTAACAGATCGAGTTTCAACGTGTGCCAACAACAATTTTAGCCATAACAACAACTCAATAATCTACAATCACCAACAGCAACACTCTCAtcaatatcaacaacaacaagataaACGTGATATTTTACTAAAAATACGTCAACAAATTTTTGAACGAAAACGCTTGAGACAAGTGTTGAGAGGTGGTCGCCAAGAGCAGAATTGTCAAtaccaacaacgacaacaacaacaacagcaacatagaCTTAACTACGATATTGCACCTTTGCAGAAACATGACGAAATGCAGCAATTAACGGATGTTTGGCGTCCATGGTGA